The following are from one region of the Silene latifolia isolate original U9 population chromosome 9, ASM4854445v1, whole genome shotgun sequence genome:
- the LOC141599705 gene encoding PX domain-containing protein EREX, with translation MNPYGAYGMHPSFLEYGVPNEYILEALAHQYNHQHQHHHHHQNSPPKHRHDGTSPLPLGMDWSPPPRLWEGRNTVWPHEPRTGWSYCVTIPSWTILSDSGPSASVVFYRVQVGIQTPEAVTTTRGTLHRFSDFLNLFSELKKIFPRKNLPVPPSRKLLGTKSRSLTEERRSSLEHWMEKLLSDIDISRSAPVAIFLELEAAVRSSFNESTGESTISFLEYQSSSDVSEVANRSSVVSDDVDNTGISKSVDGKILESENEGSKGTTHLPRLSIDSAGSDPNSPRTSEIWGTPGSHGESGYDFTEGSDGPASEELQFPSNLVMALPLEHRHKFSRFLVAMEQRLATAKADMEDLVARLNQELAVRQFLTTKVTDLEVELETTTQSAKDILQQAISSEKERFTQMQWDLEEFRKKYLELEMKLKAEQDEKAQIVAENLVINQDIETLKQELHSAKNLQKQHEEAEMKSKNDLKTLVKEVKSLRSSQSELKQELSNVTKEKKEVERDLQNEKQLREQANSVNEKLLHECGILQKRLQECSVNLLVEEEDRLMLDTSALSDAVDLLSTSDNRIGLLLAEAQLLAHDIENAVTTANKTTVDELRKMVTDLFVDNAMLRKQINAIIRSSLKTHDKVEENERKEETPSGASALAHYL, from the exons atgaacccATATGGAGCATATGGAATGCACCCATCATTTTTGGAGTATGGTGTACCAAATGAGTATATCCTTGAAGCTTTAGCACATCAATACAATCATcaacatcaacatcatcatcatcatcaaaatagTCCTCCTAAACATAGGCATGATGGCACTTCCCCTTTGCCTCTTGGCATGGATTGGAGTCCCCCTCCTCGCCTTTGG GAAGGACGTAACACTGTTTGGCCTCATGAACCGCGTACTGGATGGAGTTACTGTGTCACTATTCCTTCTTGGACTATCTTGTCCGATTCAGGACCTTCCGCTTCAGTTGTC TTTTACAGGGTTCAAGTTGGCATACAAACCCCAGAAGCAGTCACAACTACCCGAGGAACATTACATAGATTTAGTGATTTCTTGAATCTCTTTTCTGAG CTGAAGAAAATATTTCCTAGGAAAAATTTGCCCGTGCCTCCTTCAAGAAAGCTTTTGGGAACTAAAAGCAGGAGCTTGACTGAAGAG CGTAGAAGCTCTTTGGAACATTGGATGGAGAAGCTATTATCAGACATTGATATTTCTAGGAGTGCACCCGTGGCAATATTTCTAGAGCTTGAAGCTGCTGTCAGATCTT CATTCAATGAGTCAACTGGTGAAAGCACTATTTCATTTCTTGAATATCAGTCGAGTTCCGATGTCTCTGAAGTTGCCAATAGGTCCTCAGTTGTCTCAGACGATGTTGACAATACTGGTATCAGTAAATCAGTGGATGGGAAAATCTTAGAATCTGAAAATGAGGGTAGCAAAGGGACTACACATCTTCCAAGATTGTCCATAGATAGTGCCGGAAGTGATCCCAATTCTCCAAGGACTAGTGAAATATGGGGAACACCCGGATCTCATGGCGAAAGCGGATATGACTTTACTGAGGGGTCTGATGGTCCAGCAAGTGAGGAATTACAGTTTCCAAGCAATTTAGTTATGGCTCTACCTTTGGAACATCGCCATAAATTTAGTAGGTTTCTTGTTGCTATGGAGCAAAGGCTGGCAACTGCGAAAGCAGACATGGAGGACCTTGTTGCCAGACTGAATCAAGAACTTGCTGTGAGACAATTCCTCACAACAAAG GTGACAGATTTGGAAGTGGAGCTGGAAACTACTACACAGAGTGCAAAGGATATTCTTCAACAAGCTATTTCGTCTGAAAAGGAAAGATTTACGCAAATGCAATGGGATTTAGAAGAATTTAGGAAGAAGTATCTGGAACTGGAGATGAAGTTAAAAGCTGAACAG GATGAAAAGGCGCAAATTGTTGCAGAAAATCTAGTGATTAATCAGGACATTGAAACGCTTAAGCAAGAGTTACACTCAGCCAAGAACTTGCAGAAACAACATGAAGAGGCTGAAATGAAGTCTAAAAATGACTTAAAAACGCTTGTTAAAGAGGTTAAATCTCTTCGAAGTTCACAGTCAGAATTGAAGCAAGAGCTTAGCAATGtaacaaaagaaaagaaggaagtgGAG AGAGACCTTCAAAATGAGAAGCAACTAAGGGAACAAGCAAATTCAGTTAATGAGAAGTTACTCCATGAGTGCGGGATTCTTCAAAAAAGGCTTCAAGAATGCAGTGTCAACTTGCTAGTTGAAGAGGAAGACAGGCTTATGTTGGACACATCTGCTCTATCGGATGCTGTAGATTTGCTGTCTACTTCCGATAATCGAATTGGCCTGCTTCTGGCTGAG GCACAACTGCTTGCTCACGATATCGAGAACGCAGTCACCACAGCAAACAAGACAACAGTGGATGAGCTGAGAAAGATGGTTACAGATCTTTTTGTTGATAATGCTATGCTTAGGAAACAAATAAATGCCATTATTCGCTCCTCGCTTAAAACACATGACAAGGTTGAAGAGAATGAAAGGAAGGAAGAGACACCTTCAGGGGCAAGCGCCCTGGCCCACTACTTGTGA
- the LOC141599706 gene encoding uncharacterized protein LOC141599706: MNCTLLLATEAIITQTQSPNPPKFNIYTPKFNLILNHSVFLILFRIRICFLNLLNKMSAIVCGKRAYFDELLDYSSSSSSSPIPVSKRIRYASSSSPVRLSLSKNRLFDTLRELFPSMDIQHLEKALDECGGDIDAAIKRLHQLCLGSSEGSASINHIEPQVEQGGAATEGNTLPTDGTQWVELVVSEMMSAASLEDARARAARVLEALEKSIKANTSSEALDKCDQENMMLKEQIQELMRNNTILKRAVQIQHLRQKEFDDKSQEVQQLKQLSSQYQEQMRALEVNNYALSMHLKQAQQSNSIPGRFHPDIF, translated from the exons ATGAATTGTACGCTCCTCCTCGCCACAGAAGCCATTATTACCCAAACACAATCCCCAAACCCCCCCAAATTCAATATATATACCCCTAAATTCAATCTAATTCTCAATCACTCagtttttcttattttgtttcGAATTCGGATTTGTTTCCTGAACTTATTGAATAAAATGTCTGCAATTGTGTGCGGAAAGAGAGCTTATTTCGACGAATTACTCgattattcatcatcatcatcatcatccccaATTCCCGTATCTAAGCGCATTCGCTACGCTTCCTCCTCGTCTCCCGTTCGGCTATCTCTCTCGAAAAACCGTCTTTTCGATACACTTAGGGAACTTTTCCCTTCTATGGACATTCAG CATCTAGAAAAAGCGCTAGACGAATGTGGTGGTGACATAGATGCCGCGATCAAGAGGTTGCATCAGCTGTGTTTAGGTTCCTCTGAGGGATCAGCTTCTATCAATCATATAGAGCCACAAGTGGAGCAAG GTGGTGCGGCTACTGAGGGAAACACGCTCCCAACTGATGGTACTCAGTGGGTTGAACTCGTTGTTAGTGAAATGATGAGTGCCGCGAGTTTGGAAGATGCTCGAGCTCGTGCAGCCAGGGTATTGGAAGCTTTAGAGAAATCTATAAAGGCCAATACTAGTTCTGAGGCACTAGACAAGTGTGACCAG GAAAACATGATGCTGAAGGAGCAAATTCAAGAGCTAATGCGGAACAACACCATCTTGAAACGTGCTGTGCAAATCCAGCACCTACGTCAGAAGGAATTTGATGACAAGAGTCAAGAAGTACAGCAACTTAAACAGCTATCTTCTCAGTATCAGGAGCAGATGAGGGCACTAGAG GTTAATAACTATGCTCTAAGTATGCATCTAAAGCAGGCACAGCAAAGCAATTCCATACCTGGCCGTTTTCATCCCGACATCTTCTAA